The segment GCCTATGGACTGTCCTGGTTGCGAGAGAAAAGTTAGGAAAGCTCTTGAAAACATTAAGGGTAATTAATTAATGAACATCGGTTAATGACCatggtttattattattattattattattttttttttttgaagataatGGTTAATTATTAGTaacttgtttatttatatatataaaaaaacatttcatcAAGAACTAGTTCTTGTCAATCAAGAAAACTGATAATCAAGTCGTGGATTGAACAGGAGTCCACGATGTTCAGATAGATATGAATCAGCAGAGAGTAACGGTGACTGGTTCGGCAGAGCAGAAAAAGGTTCTTAAAGTTGCTAGGAGTATAACAGGGAGAGAGGTATGCCTATGGTCGTTCCCTTACCACCCTGAATCTAATGGATTTCAAGACAAGTACTTCaagaagaagttcaacaaaagAATCAACATGTCAAAGTATGGTGAGAAAGTGAGTTCTTATAACTATTATATGCATGGATACCACGGACACGACCATGGTTACCATCAGGAACGGCCTTATTCGGGTCTTATCGACGAGAATGCTACTTCTATGTTCAGTGAGGAAAACCCTCATTTCTGTAACATCATGTGATCGATTCCATTTTCACCAGCTACTATGGATGGAACAACTATAGTTTGGTTATGCTCCTTTGTAAGAAAAGCACGCAACCAAGTCGAAACAAAATTTGAGACCTCGTCATCAGCTCAGTTGGATTTGATGATCCGGCCTCGATCAAAATGTTTATGTAATAGATGTTttggttaaatttaaaaaagcACTGGTTGTTTATCATAATTTGTTAGTGCATATAATGTGGCTTTTATTGGTTTTAATAAACTgaatctcctatatattaaaatagaagtattatCATTTAATGATTTCACATTACATTTAACATGTGACAATCTCACATTGATTTGAATTTGAGTAAGTTGATGCGTCAAACTCACaatcatttaataattaattaatgcGTTCACaatcatttaataattaatcaaTGCGTTCACCGCAGaaaatttaatgtgtttatACTAACTTTGTTTAATTAacttacttttatttttttacatttttaaattttgtattaataaattGAAATTCTCTTCGTGCAACTACTGAATAatatcatttgaaaaaaaaaagaaattacaaaatcataaaGATTCACATCAACTAAAATAATAGAACGAGAATGTCTTTAAaaattgaaagtttcatatATTGACAAATTTAGCCATGGTTGAAGCTTCTATATACGAATGCAATAAATAATTGTGATTGGTTATGAATTAAAACCCGAGGTAAAAacacaacacacacaaaattgGATCTTTATTTCAgatatattgtttttctttaaggaattttcacatttaagaaaaaaatagaaacataaccaaattactataaaatataagaaataagaaaaacttttaaaagaagaagatatatgaTATCgattgaaaaacaaaattcatgTGCCGAGTGTAGAGATTACATATTTTCCACGCATCTGTAATATTTTTCACTCGATTGTAtcgtgttttattatatttaccaagaatcttttataagaaaataaattagtgGTTATAGACTACGTCAATTTTGCAACATGCCCAACAATATTGACATAGCGGCCAACCATTTTTATTGGTATTATTAAGGTATAGTACAATAATTATGTAtgttaaataaaccaaaatatttgttttaaatttatttttatttttctttatattagtAGAAGAAAGTAGATCTGGGTAAAATATCTGAATTCGTAGAACCAAATCGAactatatttcaaaataatattgaatACAAACTAAAATTGATTAAGTACTCAGatagatctaagagtttaatATCCAGATAAACATATTCGAATCTAatccaaactaaaatattttggataccaaaaatatcttaaattgcaattatatatttaagtatgttaattatttaaaatttatatctattggctattaaaaatatgaaaatatctaaaaattatcaatatagtcacaatatatatatatatatatttgttctccatat is part of the Raphanus sativus cultivar WK10039 chromosome 5, ASM80110v3, whole genome shotgun sequence genome and harbors:
- the LOC108860670 gene encoding heavy metal-associated isoprenylated plant protein 29, with the translated sequence MTTVVEMDVPMDCPGCERKVRKALENIKGVHDVQIDMNQQRVTVTGSAEQKKVLKVARSITGREVCLWSFPYHPESNGFQDKYFKKKFNKRINMSKYGEKVSSYNYYMHGYHGHDHGYHQERPYSGLIDENATSMFSEENPHFCNIM